Within the Platichthys flesus chromosome 16, fPlaFle2.1, whole genome shotgun sequence genome, the region GAACATGGTAGTGTCCGGGCTGGAGGGGTGTGCTGTGTATCTTGATGATGTAGTGATTTATAGTGATACCTGGGAAGATCATGTCTGCCGAATTAAAAGTCTGTTTGACCGCCTGCGTGACGCCAACCTAACTGTCAACTTGGCAAAGTGTGAGTTTGCTAAAGCCACTGTTACCTATCTGGGTAAAGTGGTAGGGCAAGGGCAAGTACGGCCTATTCAGGCAAAGATAATTGCAATTCAAAACTATCCAGTACCCACCATCAAGAAGGAGCTGATGCGTTTTTTGGGCTTGGTGAGATACTACCGACATTTTTGCAGGaacttttcttctgttgttgcTCCTTTAACAGATTTGTTGAAAGCTAGAGCCAAATATGTCTGGTCGGATTCCTGCCAAAATGCCTTTGTTAATGTAAGATCTGTTCTGTGCTCATCCCCTGTTCTCATGGCACCCTGCATGAACCGTCCTTTTGCCTTACAGGTGGATGCGAGTGATGTAGGAGCAGGTGctgttttgtttcagtgtgacagtcagtggtgtataaagtacttgaaagccatacttgagtaaaagtacagatatcttacttgaaagtgacttcggtaaaagtaaaagtcacccgtcagaaaatgacttgagtaaaagtcttaagtATATTTAATAAGAGCtactttaagtattaaaagtatctggtgttgaaatttacttaagtatcaaaagtaaaagtacaagtaccaaaattaaaaatctaaagtgctttttatagtctatacaggcacaaaactaccaaaaatgtttctcctcaagatttatttcaactgattgaaaaattataacaatatggatataatctataattttacaaattttgaaccctagatactgaggttcaaatagtaatggaccagTGCATCTAAACTTCTAGcgacaacaaagaatcaacaaaacagaataaacaagtgcctcttgtgtctgtctaagaacattaataaaccacagtataataactaaaacattgtgtaaatatcacaaaacctggacctttcatcagtagcaggagtgatacacaatgccccttctgaTAACTCAGCAACCAGAAACAAGTTCTAGCCACACAAAATAAGATAGTTtatcttttgttaacagctgcactttgctagtacagagaagaaaaactcactggacacaATCTCGTTTTGCTAccaaatttcagaccgaataaAAGGAGTTGCGGGAGTTGCTGGGTGGCAGGGAGCAAAGTGAGTGGACTTTAGAGGTGAGTATGGTATACTGCAACCCAATTTCCTTATCAATTTAAGTTACTTAACTCTCTTGCAGTTTACCATTTGTTGAAAAATTTATTgaaatgtatgaatgtatatatGTTAGTATGTCGTGATTCCCGTTGGGAACCCCTCtcttatggggggggggggggtgtgacgACCCCTTCCACCCTCACATGGACACTAGGTATCCCTGTTCTCCCTTTTTCTGAGTTACAGGTGGAGTGGGTGTCAGCAACAATCAGAGCACATCTCAGCCAGGTGTGCTCTGCCCCTTAAAAAGCTAGCCAGATTggtcgcgctctctctctctctctctcatgcgcTACCTACGGGACAAGGTTGGCTCTCCCGGATGCTAgtacattttctctgttttgtttttgaagagTTGGCTGTTGTTTGTAGTTGGTTCCATTAATAAATGTTCTAAAAGAGCCACAGTTTTCCCGTGTCGTCTCCCTCCTTGCAGCAGTCTTGAGCCGGGCTGTGACACGACTCTCTCCATCCTGGAGAGGGACGTCAACAGACTCTTCAAGAGACAGAACCCACGCAAAGCAGCCGGGCCagactctgtctctccatcaatcCTGAAGCACTGTGCTGATCAGCTGTCTCCggtgtttactgacatttttaacacCTCACTGGAGACATGTCACATACCAGCCTGCTTcaagacctccaccatcatccctgtcCCCAAAAAAACCAAGATCGCTGAACTCAACGACTACAGACCCGTagccctgacctctgtggtgatgaaggcatttgagcgcctcgtgctgTCCCACCTCGAAGCCATAACTGACCCTCtcctggaccccctgcagtttgcttacagagcagaacaggtctgtagacgatgcagtcaacatggcccttcacttcatcctccagcaccggGACTCATAAGGAACCTACGCCAggacttcagctctgccttcaacATTATCATCCCGAATCTGCTACAGGAGAAGCTCTCCCAGCTGAGTGTGcctgactccacctgcaggtggatcacagacttcctgtctgacaggaggcaaTGCGTGAGGCTGGGTAAGTATGTCTCTGAATTCAGATCTATTAGCACCGGttcccctcaaggctgtgttctttcacttcttctcttctccctgtataccAACAGCTACACCCCCAGTCACCAGtccgtcaaactcctgaagttcgcggatgacaccaccctcattgggctcatctctgaTGGGGACGAGTCCGCCTACAGGGGGGATATGGACCAcctggtgacctggtgtgaccagaacaacctggagctcaacgcgctgaaaacagtggagatgaggaacccagccccacccaccaccatcaccctgagagacgcccCAGTCATCACTGCGGATTCCTTccgcttcctgggcaccatcatctcccaggacctcaaatgggagctgaacatcagctccataaccaaaagagggcaacagaggatgttcttcctgcggcagctgaagaaattcaaccttCCAAAGTCAttgatggtgcacttctacacctgcatcatcgagtccatcctcacctcctccatcaccatctggttcgctgctgccaccgcaaacgacaaaaggaggctgcagcgtatcatccgttctgctgagaaggtaatcggctgcaatctgccatctatacaggacctgtttgcctctaggtccctgaggcgtgcaggcaagattgtggctgatccttcccacccgggtcacgaactctttgaggttcttccctcgggcaggaggctgtgTTCAATCAGGACCAGAAcctcccgccacaagaccagcttcttcccagcTGCCGtcggcctcatcaacaaggcccgggacccccacctgactcagacttttattccacccccacacctcaaggatgtgttaaattaataaattaacacattatctcatattatattatactgtattacattgcatattgcaatcgaacactgtttactgttttgcattttgcatttcactttttacttcactttctatatcttttatctttcatatatttttattcagaaatgtttatgtcaaaataaattctactttgtataaacattggaaaaaagtgagtaaataagaagtaaacagtgagtaaatatatactggttttcaatgtttttttattgcttttcctatgtatgttgtatgtattgcgttttatgtttctatgttcattgtatgcaccaataaccagagcaaattccttgtaggtgtaaacctacttggcaataaaaaacttatgattctgattctgatcaaatATTGGTATTTGATACCAAATATTGGTATTTGATGTATTCTAtgatgctgttttctttttgtaccTTTTACTTTGTGAAGAACTTTTGACaaacaaattgttttaaatctattttttttttgtcattaacACATAGGCCATCATTTGAAATACCAGGAGTGAGTGTTTTGGTGCGTGTGAGATAATAGGAGCGTTCACATGAAGCAGCCCGTAAAATCCTTTTTTGTATACTAGTGGAACAAAACTGAGTGAGTTGCATGCCTGGTCCACAGCGTCACAGTGATCAGAACAGGGGCGGCTCCCGgcataggcgacataggcggttgcctagggcgtaAAATGCAGAGAGGGCGCCACAAGAggctgatttatcatgacgtgataCATGCAATGTTGACCAATGCagtaacgtcacaccatcatcctctagcCCCGGAGGCACACCGGAGCCAGAAGCGCAGCACAGCGTCTCAaaaaagccctatgagacgaattgtaatttgtgaatatgggctatacaaaaacaatttgattgattgattgattgaaaaagCTGTACGCCTCATTTCCACG harbors:
- the LOC133970483 gene encoding uncharacterized protein LOC133970483, with amino-acid sequence MREAGYTPSHQSVKLLKFADDTTLIGLISDGDESAYRGDMDHLVTWCDQNNLELNALKTVEMRNPAPPTTITLRDAPVITADSFRFLGTIISQDLKWELNISSITKRGQQRMFFLRQLKKFNLPKSLMVHFYTCIIESILTSSITIWFAAATANDKRRLQRIIRSAEKVIGCNLPSIQDLFASRSLRRAGKIVADPSHPGHELFEVLPSGRRLCSIRTRTSRHKTSFFPAAVGLINKARDPHLTQTFIPPPHLKDVLN